One Pseudorasbora parva isolate DD20220531a chromosome 4, ASM2467924v1, whole genome shotgun sequence genomic region harbors:
- the LOC137073807 gene encoding carbohydrate sulfotransferase 12-like encodes MGKQSQLQFFFLLTTVLVGFFIICWVEIRDGYFPLHTALSRDLTHLKLRQAHRRRIIQELCSAQSSLNFTEKLITFDQITNEALDHLIVDDHHGVIYCFVPKIACTNWKRVMIVLSQNLKAPNGTPYVNPLDVPLWAIHNYRMHTTFKNLWEKFGNLSRPLMHHKLKNYTKFLFVRDPFVRLISAFRDKFAKPDEHFYRKFGSTMLKRFANISTPPDSVQEAFAAGNRPSFTHFIQYLLDPQTEKEKPFNEHWQQVYKLCNPCQIDYDFVGKLETLDEDTEHLLRILGLDNYIHFPPGYENRTSEDWVKGWFANISIADRRKLYNLYEADFRLFDYKKPKTLLDEL; translated from the coding sequence ATGGGAAAGCAGAGTCAGCTCCAATTCTTCTTTCTTTTGACAACAGTATTAGTCGGATTCTTCATAATTTGCTGGGTTGAGATTAGAGATGGGTATTTTCCCCTACACACAGCTTTATCACGAGATCTCACACACCTCAAACTGCGTCAAGCACATCGGAGACGTATTATACAAGAGCTTTGCTCAGCCCAAAGCAGCCTGAATTTTACAGAGAAATTAATCACATTTGACCAGATTACAAACGAAGCCCTGGACCATCTCATTGTGGATGATCATCATGGTGTTATTTACTGTTTTGTACCGAAGATAGCGTGTACCAACTGGAAACGAGTCATGATTGTGCTCAGCCAGAACCTGAAGGCACCTAATGGAACTCCATATGTGAATCCTCTTGACGTACCATTATGGGCAATCCATAATTATAGAATGCATACGACATTTAAGAACCTTTGGGAGAAGTTTGGTAATCTCTCACGTCCTTTGATGCATCACAAACTAAAGAATTACACAAAGTTTCTTTTTGTACGAGATCCTTTTGTACGACTTATTTCTGCTTTCCGGGACAAGTTTGCAAAGCCAGATGAGCATTTCTACAGGAAGTTTGGCTCCACAATGCTTAAGCGTTTTGCTAATATTTCAACCCCACCTGACTCCGTCCAAGAGGCCTTCGCCGCAGGTAACAGACCGTCCTTCACTCACTTTATTCAGTACCTGTTAGATCCACAGACTGAGAAGGAGAAGCCATTCAATGAACACTGGCAGCAGGTGTACAAACTCTGCAATCCGTGCCAAATTGACTATGACTTTGTTGGGAAGCTGGAAACTCTTGATGAAGATACAGAACATTTGTTGAGGATTCTTGGGCTGGATAACTATATTCACTTTCCCCCTGGGTACGAGAATAGGACATCCGAAGACTGGGTGAAAGGCTGGTTTGCAAACATTTCCATAGCTGACAGGAGAAAGCTGTACAATCTTTATGAAGCAGACTTCAGATTATTTGACTACAAGAAACCCAAGACACTTCTGGATGAGTTATGA